One Nicotiana tabacum cultivar K326 chromosome 23, ASM71507v2, whole genome shotgun sequence genomic window, GACAGCTAGCGTagcataaaaaaaaaatacttctataTGTATCATCTAATAATCACATATAAAGATTCTAACATATGATTGTACACTATATTACTAAATATTGGATTTCGAAATTTCTCAATCAAAATCTCTTTCCTCTCCGCTTATTACATATGAGCAATTACGTGTGACAATTAAAAAATAATGTTTACCTTTATGTGTGAAATACACAATATTATAAATATGTTTTAGAACTAATCTCAGAAATCGaaacaaatactaaaaaataGTAATGAATTTGAGAATATGaaaaagtaaagaagaaaaaaaacaagatgTTATGTAAAGCAGAACATTGACGAAGAATTGAAGACTAATTAAAATTACGGATGAAAGTAATAAAAAATATAAGATGGCAAGTGGTTAAAAAAGACAAGCAAAAATAAAGAGCAAAAAGAAGATACATATGTGCTATAATGATAATGAACATATCCTTCTTTCTCCTTTACGAAAAGTAATTAGTTCTCATACCTCATATATACAAGAGAAGAGTTAGGAATTGTAAGTCCAAAAAAGCTCAGTCTTTTGGGCAGTGTTATTGTGCGGGTGAGATTAATAATCCAAAATATTAGGAGTTTCTACATAATTCAGATATGTAAagatttaataattaatattttagttgattttaaagtccaaaataatagaaaaataatttaaattactattttatccagtataaaatctatttttaaaggtaaaaaaggcgaacaacatTTCACTACGGgctttcatgcttttaatatagtatatagatagatatagatataaataaaTTATGTGCTTAGTCATCAGGTAATTTGAAAGGtaaattttaattatatttttatacaacCAAACCTATCTATAGTAGCCTcatttgttccgatattttttggtTGTTCTAGTGAAACGATATTAtaaagaacatatattataacataacgtGAAAAAATGGTTCCAAAGAAAACTTGACTCTTATAGTGAAGTATTGTTACAGAGgggaaaaaaaaatcagaaatagcctGATTTacaaattgaaaaatagctacagtttgaaaagtaatcgaaatttagccatttttcatgtaaaaataaaatttgaacaaaaacacactcaaaaattcgaaaaaattctagcataatatgctggagttcaaatttcttacatatgagattccagcataatgtattggagttccaacataatatgctgaaagtttatacgcatgagctccataatccaacatattatgctgaaacttttcatgtttctgctagagttccaacataattCAGCATATTATATGGAGGAGCACCATAATTCAGcaattatgttggaacttttggTGTTTCAGCTAcggtatttttgttcagattttatctcCGCATAAAATAgtagttatttttcaatgactttgcaaacactgactatttttcgattatcagtccgaaaactggttagCCCGTGATATTTTTATTGTTATAGAGGATGACTATTATAGAGAGATCTGACGGCATAAAGGTAATTTTTTTATCATATTTGTAAATAAAGGTAAATCTCAACCGTATATTTATCAACCAAATTCAACCATAGTACTTATATAAAGGTAAATTTCGATATTTTTAAGTTGCAATCCCTTTTTTGTCTGTTCCTTTCTTTTTCAAACCGGATTGTTAACCAGTACAGCTAGCAATGCCAAGCTGGGGTCCGAGGGAAGGACCGGTTCGGCGGTTCAGTCCCCTCATGGGGCAGGATACCCGTCCATTTCTCGGACCAGACCAGCATACGTATCATGTTTAGTAGTGGGTACTAATGACGGATTGGAATTAGCACTTTTACCTGTAGAGTTTGTCTCCTTAACTATTTGGCAGAATTTGTTTCATCAGTCGTTGTTCCCTCTGCATTCTTAGTATTTGGCAGAATGGCATTTCAGTGGATTTTATGAAAACACAATGGTGAGGTTGCAAAGTTTAGCTTCTTAACCATCGTTAGCCGCTGCAGTCTTCTTATGTTTGGCAAGACAAGAAACAAGAGACTTTTTAAGCATTGCTATTCTTCCCTGGAAGGGTTATAGCTTGCGATATGTAGCATTGTTAGGAGCAAGGCTAGTACACTTTTTTGTATGTTCTCCCTTGATTGTACTATGCTCAGTGAGGTATGCCTCTGCGAATCGAAAATTTAAGAAGTAGCAGTAAATGAATAGCTTTTTTTACATTTATGTTTAATTTCCAATAAACATACCTTAAAACAAATGGAAAGCCAAAGAAAATCACATTTCTAAGAGACACCTAACAAGATCCCAAAGAAAAATTAACTACGCTTATAGCAACTGTTCATGTCCAACAAAGCCTACTTtagttttcttgttttctttttccttttttcagaTATGCATTTGCTTATTCTCGGTGAATGATTACGTGTTGAGAAGATAGAGAAACATTTTTAGCAGAATGCTCAGAAGCAGCAGCCAGGCCCTGCAACATTCTTAGAATCTCAGTAGTGTCCTCCAAATAGTACTTGGCCTTACTAGGTTTCTGGCCAACCGTGCAAGCAAACACTTCAGCGACGGGTGAAAGTGAGGCACTTGCTACAGCACTCATTATCACCTCAAACATATCCTCATCTGATCGATCATCCCCTATGCAGAGCACAAAATCTGGAACCGTTCCTTTCTGCTTCATCGTTTCTAGGAGACGTTCTGTTACAAGACCTTTGTTGACACCCTAGGCGGTCGAAATGTACATTCATGACAAAGCAAACCATCAATTTAAGTTAAAAGAAAACATAAGGACAAGAAATTCCAATCAGAAAAGAGTGGAGTACCTTTTCGTGAAGAAACTGGGAAGAAAAGTAAGTCCCCAATTTGACAAAGGATAAATGTGACAGAGGTGAAGTTTTAATATTCACACTTCACGAAACCAAAGTAAGGTAACATGATTTAGATAGCTGTATGAAAAGACATGATTTATAGTGTGAAAGCTATTTCAAGAGAAGCATGCTTAGTTCTAAAATAGAGTTGCTAACTCTTCACTTTTGAGGTCTAAACACAACTCTTTAAGTTTTCCAAATGTGATTACTGCCCAAATAAAACTATAAAGCTATCATATTTATCACTCCCTCTGTGGCACAAATTTTAACAAggaaatgaagacttttgaaacttgttgcGTTAAATATTCCATAACATTTGTGTGGcaataaaagcttctcattaaggacatataaatgtgtcattctttttggaatggacTAATAAGGAAATAGTTCCAAACAAAGTGGAATAGAGGGAGTATAAGTTTCAATAAAGACCCAGTTCTTAAGGTTcagtattgttgatttatttctTAATTTTCACATAAGGAAGCAACAACAAATTTCTGTCAGTTATGTGCTGAAAGAACTCAAGTgcttaaaaaaaagagagattctATTCCTTTGTAACATCAGCTATGCGAGAGGCCATAAGAAACATTTATGGTCAGAAATATGTGGGAATCATGGAAGTTGAAGCAATAACTAACAAGGACGGGCTCGATTTGTAGACCTTTTCACCAGCTACAGATGCGTGCAAGTGCTTCAAGTGAGAAATTTGAAAAAGATATCATACTGCTCACCTGAGGCTTAACTTCTACAATGTGCTGGCCACTCTTGACAGTAACCGGTTCATTTGCAAGAACGCTTTCCAAGTGATCTAGAAGCTCTTTTGCCTGACATGAGCCAAAATCTGGATCGGCGTATTGGTAATTCCAAACAAGCGTGCTTTCCTTGGAATCTATGAAAGAACCATCAGTGGTTTCTGTGTAGAGAGTCATTACGGGCTCAGCAATCTGCTTCCAATAAAAATCTACCGCTGCAACACAAGTTTCCCATTCGGCATCATGATTTGGCCTGAAAATGAATTGTTTCAGCTTCATAGAGAAACCAAAGCATCAAGCACAAAGAGTAGATGGAGAAAGGTAAAGTTCAGTAAAAGCATTAACTAACTCCTCTCTACTAATTTCCCCATGAACTGAGCTGTGTGCAGACACAAAACAGACATCTGCGGAAATTGAATAGTTCAGTAAAAGCATTAACTAACTCCTCTCTACCAATTTCCCCATGAACTGCGCTGTGTGCAGACACAAAACAGACATCTGTGGAAATTGAAGAAGACTGCTACCTTAGGAGGAGGAAAACACATATACACTCAGGCAGTTAAGATCTTCTGTTTTCACCATAAGCAAATTATTACATTATAGAAGTAAGACCTAATTCATGAAAAAGATAGTTGATTTGGTCAGTCATGAGTTAAATTTAAAACACCAGGATCCAATCGAGATGATAAAAcagctttttcttttatctttgttCAAGCGGTATCAGCTTATAATCACAGCTCAACTTGCATGCGAGTTAGCATCTGGAGCTATAGAAGTTCTAACTTCTAAGGCATTACTGCACACGTTTATGTCAAGGGTGAACATCAATTATATGTTCATAAATATCAATACAGGGCCTATATGCAGTATAATTTTCCGACGAAGGGTGTTTGGGGTGACCATCCTTCCACCACCGAAGCTCCGCCACTGGCCCACTAGTTATGGACCTTCATCAGTTTTGCTACAGAATAGAACATGAACCAAAAAATGGTTAAACCAAATTGCCACTGTCAATGGCTACATGTTTAATATTTCAATAATCTACACAAGCCAGTTTCTCTATTACTAGCAACTCATTCTTACTCTTTCACTCAGTTCTCTTCCATTTTAAAGAATCTTAAACACCACAGTGCCCCTCCCCTGGTCCGCACAGACCTTAAACAAGTAAAAACAAGAAAGAAGAACCGATAGTAATACACCAGCAGAATGAGGAACAGAAAAACTAACTTCACCTACTTAGTTGACTAGTAGCACAAAGATAGATATAGAAAGTGGAATTTAGCTTCACACATAAACTTGAACAGTAACTCAGCAAGCTTTCGTCTACCTTCTGTTTACTGACTGCATTTAGACTCTGAGTTAGATGTTTCCAAAATATTGTTAGCCAGTTCCTTGCATTCTTAATGTATACTCTTCTGCTTAATCTTTATTTGACAAATTCAGAAAAACTCTGTACTTCCAGTTAGAACACTTTGCACACACCACAGCTTAAGATTTCGTTACTGATTAGCCACAAACTTTTTACACCAGTCGAACGAATCACCTTGATAATGTATCACTTCGGGAATTAACAGTAGAAATCAACATGGTAATTGCAGGACATAAAAGATTTACCTCACAAAATAGCCATGCTCTGCTGCAAGCCCTAGTGCTTCGCACGAAGAAAACCACTGAGTTAAAGTCTTTGTGTCTTTTCCACTAACAATGAAAACAATATTCTTTGGATCCCTGCACAAGTAGTTTAAGATACTAACAACCTCTGCATTTGGACCCTTGCTGATAGAGTTTCTCACTGTCATTGTACCATCATAATCCAAAAGGATTGCCCGGTTCTTTGTCCTTTTGTAAGCAGATACAATATGCTCAACTGACAGTTTCCGGAAGCTAGGATCCAAAGCAATCACACGGAACCctaagccaaatccaataccccAACACCTCCTCCTCACATGATCCCTACATGCTCTTTCAAGATCTTGCAAAAAGCTCTGAGCCCAATATGCCACATCATGAGTGCACACATACCTGTAGTGCTTCTCATGACGCATCTGCATCTCTGCTTCGGAGACAACTAAAGCAGAATCCATAGCCTCAGCAACAGCATCAATATTCCACGGGTTGACCCTTATCGCACCACTAAGAGATGGAGAGCAACCAATAAACTCAGAAACTACCAACATGCTCTTCTTTGGTGCTGTTGGATTCAAACCCAAGGTAGCATCAAGCTTCTCTGTTCCTTGCCGGCATATAACATATTCGTAAGGTATTAGGTTCATTCCATCCCTTACTGCAGTAACGAGACAGCACTCAGCAATAACATAGTAAGCAATGCGCTCATAGAACTGAAGAGGTGTATCAACCAGGATAACTGGTTCATAGCCAGTCCTTCCAAAATTCTGATTAATTCTCTTTACAGTTGCATAAGTTTCAGCCCGGACTTCCTGCACATCTTTCCCTCGGCCTCTGGCAGGATTTGCAATTTGAACCAAAACCATTTTACCTCTCTTTTCAGGATGTTGAGAGAGCAGTTGCTCAAAagccaaaagcttcaagcttATTCCTTTGAATATATCCATGTCATCAACTCCAAGTAAAACTGTCTGACCCTGGAATTTATCTCGTAGCTCTGCAACCCTGGTCTCTGTCTCACGAAGGTCCAGCACGGATCGAAGTTGACCCATATGTATTCCAACTGGTAAAATCTTAATGCTAACAGTGCGGCCATAGTACTCTAGTCCTATATAACCTCGTTTAGATTGATATGAAATCCCAAGCATTCTACTACAACAAGAAAGGAAATGCCTTGCATAATCAAAGGTATGAAAGCCTATCAAGTCAGAGTTCAAGAGTGCTCGTAGAATTTCATCCCTTACAGACAGAGTTCGGTATATCTCAGAAGATGGAAATGGGCTATGGAGGAAGAACCCGAGCTTCACTCTGTTAAACCTCTTCCTCAAGAATGTTGGAAGCACCATTAAATGGTAATCATGAACCCAAACGAAATCATCATCAGGACTAATCACTTCCATTACTTTGTCCGCAAAGATTTTGTTCACTGAGACATAAGCTTGCCACAGGGAACGATCAAATCGACCACCAAGATCCGGAGACAGAGGAAGCATGTAGTGAAACAAAGGCCACAAGTGCTGTTTGCAGAAACCATGATAGAATTTACTGAACAACTCAGGTGGTATGAAAGCTGGGACACATTTGAAAGTTTCAAGCAAAGTTAGTGCAACATCATCTTGTTCACTCGGGTCAATTTCTTCTTTGAGACAGCCGACGTAAATCACTTCCACATCTTCTCCAAGACCATCTTTGAGCTGTAAAAGAAGGGAATCTTCATCCCAACTGAAGTTCCAGCCTTCCTCACCATCTGTTCTCCTATGTGCTCGAAGAGGGAGTTGATTCCCCACGATTATCATCCGCTCTTGAGAAATCGATGAAGGAGCATCGGAGGCATTACTTCTATTTTCATCATCAAGCTCAGATAGAACCCCAGCTACAGTTGCAACCCTGGAAAGCTTCCTACCACCTCTACCAAATGTTGGTGAATCACCAGAAGTAAGATCTAGCAAGTTGGAATATGACCTTGAAACCATTATTTGCTAATAGTATTCCTCTCTTTGTTTTTCCTGTAATCAGAAAAGAATTTTCCTCCTTTGCTCAATTGATAAGATCAAGCTATATAAATGCATGGAAAGAAAAGACTGAGAACAGAAAACAAGCAAGAACAAGACTCAGGTCATTGAGAATGTACAAACGGCAAACAAATCACTGTATTATATAGCAACGGTCCCGCTATATGGTCCACGAGAGACTCATAATCATAGCATTATTAAAGATCAAAGCAGAAGGGaagcgcccccccccccccccaatcccCAACCCCCAAAATAACGAAAGCAGCTCAACTAAAACACAAGAGGACAAAATGAAAATCAACAACTTGAACCAAAGTTTTGAACTTTGATACAGAATGAACCTCAAAAATCTGAAGACAAACAGAGATATTAATAAATAGCAGAGGTCTAGCTACCATCCTGAAGGATAAATCTGATGGCATAGGCAAAAACCAAGCAGTAAAAAGAGAAGGTTTTGAGAAACAACACTACAAAAAGCCAAAGCTCCAATAAGAATTTACCTCAAAAGGGCAACCGAGAAACAGACCAGATACCCCACATGTTAAGCTTAGCAAGAAAAATAGAAATGCAAAAATTACTCCATCTTCAAGCAACAAAAAATTTTGGTTGCAGAAAGATTATACTTGCCAAGAGAAAAGGAAACATTACACCCCACTCAAAACAAGAAAATGGAAAATGGATGGTGGTGAAGAAAGTGCTATTACAAATGGTTGCACATAGTGGCCATGCAACAAAGACCTAAGAAGTAGAAGAACATTATAACACTCACAAAAGATTATTAGCAGCCAATTTAGCTGAGGATCAgtggaataaagaaaaaaaaagagcttacCTTTCAAGAAAACCAAAGAATGGTTTTTAGAAAACCCAAAGATTCCCACTATGAATATCTTAAGATTAGATTCTCTTTCTCAAAGCAAAAACAATGGCA contains:
- the LOC107825166 gene encoding alpha,alpha-trehalose-phosphate synthase [UDP-forming] 5 yields the protein MVSRSYSNLLDLTSGDSPTFGRGGRKLSRVATVAGVLSELDDENRSNASDAPSSISQERMIIVGNQLPLRAHRRTDGEEGWNFSWDEDSLLLQLKDGLGEDVEVIYVGCLKEEIDPSEQDDVALTLLETFKCVPAFIPPELFSKFYHGFCKQHLWPLFHYMLPLSPDLGGRFDRSLWQAYVSVNKIFADKVMEVISPDDDFVWVHDYHLMVLPTFLRKRFNRVKLGFFLHSPFPSSEIYRTLSVRDEILRALLNSDLIGFHTFDYARHFLSCCSRMLGISYQSKRGYIGLEYYGRTVSIKILPVGIHMGQLRSVLDLRETETRVAELRDKFQGQTVLLGVDDMDIFKGISLKLLAFEQLLSQHPEKRGKMVLVQIANPARGRGKDVQEVRAETYATVKRINQNFGRTGYEPVILVDTPLQFYERIAYYVIAECCLVTAVRDGMNLIPYEYVICRQGTEKLDATLGLNPTAPKKSMLVVSEFIGCSPSLSGAIRVNPWNIDAVAEAMDSALVVSEAEMQMRHEKHYRYVCTHDVAYWAQSFLQDLERACRDHVRRRCWGIGFGLGFRVIALDPSFRKLSVEHIVSAYKRTKNRAILLDYDGTMTVRNSISKGPNAEVVSILNYLCRDPKNIVFIVSGKDTKTLTQWFSSCEALGLAAEHGYFVRPNHDAEWETCVAAVDFYWKQIAEPVMTLYTETTDGSFIDSKESTLVWNYQYADPDFGSCQAKELLDHLESVLANEPVTVKSGQHIVEVKPQGVNKGLVTERLLETMKQKGTVPDFVLCIGDDRSDEDMFEVIMSAVASASLSPVAEVFACTVGQKPSKAKYYLEDTTEILRMLQGLAAASEHSAKNVSLSSQHVIIHRE